Proteins encoded by one window of Venturia canescens isolate UGA chromosome 2, ASM1945775v1, whole genome shotgun sequence:
- the LOC122405821 gene encoding centrosomal protein of 63 kDa-like, translated as MDGDYYSALYTWFEKCGIISNVRTHLRQNLVNALKSKDTTLSKDNTSPKSAKQYVYDLLIAEYLWNHSYTYTLSVFASEAPLLVNFSKNLPNSDSPDRKEKLQNDYVQHTLETLGIQPQDLVGQHVIKEYTDVDTPLLLAILKCLSQSLFNAKDQNNLDRSGQSSKHNCETQTDGNYKSSLEYSKLAMAKKKLIQQKEIFAAELTQKEDELRRQASVMELQMTTLNDKLARAQNLMHLVNLKEKKLSEDKKEDDRRIYRREIELSTKEDLLVREAERLQKERDSYRKFESDLKKLQDELTKVKKELPTRESDRNLSYKDMQVQTDTSPVDSEKATLNRERDELMSLIRVQQSRIEELTKRTVSLSRQLEEAQITKRPSIEIPTTVVRFSKTSTFLSESSSTEDILHDAKMRLRRLEEESLKADQCYFNCITTSPL; from the exons ATGGATGGCGATTATTATTCAGCTCTCTATACTTG gtttgaaaaatgtggaatAATATCAAACGTTCGGACCCATCTCCGTCAAAACCTTGTAAATGCTCTGAAGAGCAAGGATACTACTCTGAGCAAGGACAATACCTCGCCAAAATCAGCAAAACAATATGTTTATGATTTGCTCATCGCTGAATATTTATGGAATCATAGTTACACATATACATTGTCAGTATTTGCCAGCGAAGCTCCCCTGCTcgtcaatttttccaaaaacttgcCCAACTCTGACAGTCCTGACCGAAAAGAGAAGCTGCAGAATGACTATGTGCAACATACACTTGAAACCTTAGGAATTCAGCCCCAGGACTTGGTCGGCCAGCACGTCATAAAAGAATACACGGATGTTGATACTCCACTTTTGCTTGCAATTCTCAAATGCTTGAGTCAGTCACTGTTTAATGCCAAAGATCAAAACAACCTTGACCGTTCAGGGCAGAGTAGCAAACACAACTGCGAAACACAGACGGATGGAAATTACAAAAGTTCATTAGAATATTCCAAATTGGCAatggctaaaaaaaaattaattcaacagaaagaaatatttgcagCTGAATTGACTCAGAAAGAAGATGAATTGAGAAGACAAGCTTCTGTTATGGAACTACAAATGACAACGCTCAATGACAAACTAGCCAGAGCTCag AATTTGATGCATTTGGTGAATCTCAAGGAGAAAAAGTTGTCCGAGGACAAAAAAGAAGATGATCGCCGGATTTATCGTCGAGAGATTGAATTGTCAACGAAAGAAGATTTACTCGTTCGAGAAGCAGAGAG atTACAGAAGGAACGGGACAGTTacagaaaatttgagagtgaTTTGAAGAAGCTTCAAGACGAATTGACAAAAGTAAAGAAAGAACTTCCAACTCGTGAATCCGATCGGAATTTGAGTTATAAAGACATGCAAGTGCAGACCGATACGAGTCCTGTAGACTCAGAAAAGGCGACATTAAATCGTGAACGAGACGAGCTGATGAGTCTAATAAGGGTACAGCAATCACGAATAGAGGAATTAACAAAACGGACTGTTTCACTATCGCGACAACTCGAAGAGGCACAAATAACTAAGAGACCATCTATTGAGATTCCAACAACGGTAgtaagattttcaaaaacaagCACTTTTTTGAGTGAATCGAGTTCGACTGAGGATATCTTACATGATGCGAAAATGCGGCTCCGTCGTTTGGAGGAAGAAAGTCTCAAAGCGGATCAGTGTTATTTTAACTGTATAACAACGTCTCCGTTATGA
- the LOC122405942 gene encoding uncharacterized protein yields MLLKIVFCALVGCALVQGSESVSSREYNDDVIARILERFKKPQGGFDVTTGVLGKHQPEDQQESQEDQEGLRSLTKGIIEICHGNEIVQKNKIKFYSGMT; encoded by the exons ATGCttttaaaaattgtgttttgtGCTCTTGTGGGCTGTGCGTTAGTTCAG GGATCCGAATCCGTCAGTTCCCGTGAGTATAACGATGACGTTATAGCGCGCATTCTTGAACGATTCAAG AAGCCGCAGGGGGGATTCGATGTCACAACGGGAGTTCTGGGAAAG CACCAGCCAGAGGACCAGCAGGAGAGCCAGGAGGACCAGGAGGGACTACGCAGCCTGACGAAGGGAATCATTGAGATTTGCCACGGAAATGAGATAGTCCAGAAGAATAAAATTAAGTTCTATTCTGGAATGACGTAG